Proteins encoded within one genomic window of Ranitomeya variabilis isolate aRanVar5 chromosome 4, aRanVar5.hap1, whole genome shotgun sequence:
- the FXYD1 gene encoding phospholemman, protein MEDFLFLFCCSVVMAAALESEDTSQERDPFYYDYHSLRIGGLVFAGVLFILGILIILSRKCRCKFNQHQRTGEPIEEEGSFRASIRRLSSRRL, encoded by the exons ATGGAGGATTTCCTTTTTCTCTTTTGCTGTTCAGTTGTGATGGCAGCGGCTCTTG AATCCGAGGATACAAGTCAGGAACGTGACCCATTCTATTATG ATTATCACTCCCTGCGGATCGGTGGTCTCGTCTTTGCCGGAGTTCTGTTCATCCTGGGAATACTCATCATTTTGA GCAGAAAATGTCGTTGTAAATTCAATCAGCACCAAAG AACTGGAGAACCTATAGAAGAGGAAGGATCTTTCCGAGCATCCATCAGAC gTTTATCCAGCAGAAGATTGTAG